One Leptodactylus fuscus isolate aLepFus1 chromosome 11, aLepFus1.hap2, whole genome shotgun sequence genomic window, ctggagcacagtatatagtattataggagaggactagtctggggcacagtatatagtattataggagaggactagtctggggcacattatataggattataggagaggactagtctggagcacagtatatagtattataggagaggactagtctggagcacagtatatagtattataggagaggactagtctggggcacagtatatagtattataggagaggactagtctggggcacagtatatagtagtataggagaggactagtctggggcacagtatatagtattataggagaggactagtctggagcacagtatatagtattataggagaggactagtctggagcacagtatatagtattataggagaggactagtctggggcacagtatataatattatagaagaggactagtctggggcacagtatataatattataggagaggactagtctggggcacagtatataatattataggagaggactagtctggggcacagtatatagtagtataggagaggactagtctggggcacagtatatagtattataggagaggactagtctggggcacagtatgtagtattataggagaggactagtctggggcacagtatatagtattataggagaggactagtctggggcacagtatatagtattataggagaggactagtctggggcacagtatatagtattataggagaggactagtctggggcacagtatatagtattataggaggaggactagtctggagcacagtatatagtattataggagaggactagtctggggcacagtatatagtattataggagaggactagtctggagcacagtgtatagtattataggagaggactagtctggggcacagtatataatattataggagaggactagtctggggcacagtatatagtattataggagaggactagtctggagcacagtatatagtattataggaggaggactagtctggggcacagtatatagtattataggagaggactagtctggggcacagtatatagtattataggagaggactagtctggggcacagtatatagtattataggagaggactagactggggcacagtatatagtattataggagaggactagtctggggcacagtatatagtattataggagaggactagtctggggcacagtatatagtattataggagaggactagtctggagcatagtatatagtattataggagaggactagtctgggacacagtatatagtattataggagaggactagtctggagcacagtatatagtattataggagaggactagtctggagcacagtatatagtattataggagaggactagtctggggcatagtatatagtattataggagaggactagtggagcacagtatatagtattataggagaggactagtctggggcacagtatatagtattataggagaggactagtctggagcacagtatatagtattataggagaggactagtctggggcacagtatatagtattataggagaggactagtctggagcacagtatatagtattataggagaggactagtctggagcacagtatatagtattataggagaggactagtctggagcacagtatatagtattataggagaggactagtctggggcacagtatatagtattataggagaggactagtctggagcacagtatataatattataggagaggactagtctggggcacagtatataggattataggagaggactagtctggggcacagtatatagtattataggagaggactagtctggggcacagtatatagtattataggagaggactagtgtggagcacagtatatagtagtataggagaggactagtctggggcacagtatatagtattataggagaggactagtctggggcacattatataggattataggagaggactagtctggagcacagtatatagtattataggagaggactagtctggggcacagtatataatattataggagaggactagtctggggcacagtatatagtattataggagaggactagtctggagcacagtatatagtagtataggagaggactagtctggggcacagtatatagtattataggagaggactagtctggggcacattatataggattataggagaggactagtctggagcacagtatatagtattataggagaggactagtctggggcacagtatatagtattataggagaggactagtctggggcacagtatatagtattataggagaggactagtctggggcacagtatatagtattataggagaggactagtctggagcacagtatatagtattataggagaggactagtctggagcacagtatatagtattataggagaggactagtctggagcacagtatatagtattataggagaggactagtctggagcacagtatatagtattataggagaggactagtctggggcacagtatataatattataggagaggactagtctggggcacagtatataatattataggagaggactagtctggggcacagtatataatattataggagaggactagtctggggcacagtatatagtattataggagaggactagtctggggcacagtatatagtagtataggagaggactagtctggggcacagtatatagtattataggagaggactagtctggggcacagtatatagtattataggagaggactagtctggggcacagtatataatattataggagaggactagtctggggcacagtatatagtattataggagaggactagtctggggcacagtatatagtattataggagaggactagtctggagcacagtatatagtattataggaggaggactagtctggggcacagtatatagtattataggagaggactagtctggggcacagtatatagtattataggagaggactagtctggggcacagtatatagtattataggagaggactagtctggggcacagtatatagtattataggagaggactagtctggggcacagtatatagtattataggagaggactagtctggggcacagtatatagtattataggagaggactagtctggggcacattatataggattataggagaggactagtctggagcacagtatatagtattataggagaggactagtctggggcacagtatataatattataggagaggactagtctggggcacagtatatagaattataggagaggactagtctggggcacagtatataggattataggagaggactagtctggggcacagtatatagaattataggagaggactagtctggggcacagtatatagtattataggagaggactagtctggggcacagtatatagaattataggagaggactagtctggggcacagtatataggattataggagaggactagtctggggcacagtatatagaattataggagaggactagtctggggcacagtatatagaattataggagaggactagtctggggcacagtatatagtattataggagaggactagtctggggcacagtatatagaattataggagaggactagtctggggcacagtatataggattataggagaggactagtctggggcacagtatatagtattataggagaggactagtctggggcacagtatatagtattataggagaggactagtctggagcacagtatatagtagtataggagaggactagtctggggcacagtatatagtattataggagaggactagtctggggcacattatataggattataggagaggactagtctggagcacagtatatagtattataggagaggactagtctggggcacagtatataatattataggagaggactagtctggggcacagtatatagtattataggagaggactagtctggggcacagtatatagtattataggagaggactagtctcgggcacagtatatagtattataggagaggactagtctggggcacagtatatagtattataggagaggactagtctggagcacagtatatagtagtataggagaggactagtctggggcacagtatatagtattataggagaggactagtctggggcacattatataggattataggagaggactagtctggagcacagtatatagtattataggagaggactagtctggggcacagtatatagtattataggagaggactagtctggggcacagtatatagtattataggagaggactagtctggggcacagtatatagtattataggagaggactagtctggagcacagtatatagtattataggagaggactagtctggagcacagtatatagtattataggagaggactagtctggggcacagtatataatattataggagaggactagtctggggcacagtatataatattataggagaggactagtctggggcacagtatatagtagtataggagaggactagtctggggcacagtatatagtattataggagaggactagtctggggcacagtatatagtattataggagaggactagtctggggcacagtatataatattataggagaggactagtctggggcacagtatatagtattataggagaggactagtctggggcacagtatatagtattataggagaggactagtctggagcacagtatatagtattataggaggaggactagtctggggcacagtatatagtattataggagaggactagtctggggcacagtatatagtattataggagaggactagtctggggcacagtatatagtattataggagaggactagtctggggcacagtatatagtattataggagaggactagtctggggcacagtatatagtattataggagaggactagtctggggcacagtatatagtattataggagaggactagtttggGGCATAGTTTATAGAGCCAGAGCAGCACAGAAGGTCAGCAGTATTTTTGGAGCAATCTTATTTAGTGGTCCCCCAAGTGTTCTGTTGCCTTTGCCACCCCAATATGGAGCACTTAGTAAAGTCATGGCACTGTTGTGAAAGATATCCATTATGTATTCAACCTCAATGGTTTTCGTCATTCTGAGGGAAGCCCCTGATACATTCAGCATGGAGACACTATAGGGGTAACCCATAGTATAGACATGCTTTGCCATATGTATCAGTCTTAATTGAATGAGTAATCTTCACTCTGATATATTATCTGATATATTTTATCACATATCTGACAGGTTTAATGGAATGTTAATATCTTTTTCCCGCTTTAGGGCAGCCAGTTGACCCCAGCACAATTCTCATGTTCTCCACTACTAATATTATTGCAAAGTTACTCTTGGGAACTCGTTATAGTTACAGCGACAAGACTTGGAGGAAAATTCTTCAGGACATCCATGATTCTTTTCATATCATCTCCTCCATCTGGGGTCAGGTGAGGATGAGATTTTTCTATCTACCAATGCATCAAAGAACGTCTCTGGCCTTGGAGAAACTGATGGGGGAAATTCATCATCCCATACATGGCAGGTTTCTGGTATAGATGGTAATGTGATGCAAATTTGGGGCAAGGACCTTTCTGAGGGACTATGCACCACATTCCCTCTTCTGCATGTCACATCACTTTTTGCAAAAATAGGTGGAGATTGGGGACGCCTTGGGCTGACATGTTTGTATCATTAGatgctttgtttttttcctttaatcTTTGCTTTTAATATCCATATCTTTTTACATAGACTGTTACTTATTGTTACTGTATTTGGGTCAAATCTTGGGTTTCTAGATTGGTTTTGACCCCACTGGGTAACATGACTGGAACCAACACCTGTCACCTGAGTCTATCTGTACTATGGGGATGACTTTACTATTACCATGGTCTGTTCATCCTGACCTCATAGTACAGGTGGGCGCAGGGGATGGTGGATTGACTTGGGCTGCTTCCAATCTCGTGATCCAGGTTAGGAACTATCCCGGAAACCCAAGGTTTGATCCAAACAGAACTCTGGATGTTCATGGATAATCCCATTAATAtcccatttatttttttctccttgcagatgtatGATATCTTTCCTGGAATCATGAGATATTTACCTGGACCTCACCAAAAAATATTTACTCTGCTCCAACCACTTGAAGATGCTGTAGAAGAATCGGTTAAAAATCACCAAAAGACCTTAGACCCAGCCTGTCCTCGCGACTACATCGACTGCTTTCTCCTCCGTATGAAACAAGTCAGTGAACACCTATAACATAATAGCATGACGGTAAAATCAGTCTGAAGGGGTCAGTAAACCCACATGTACAGAAACAATAGTAGTAGGTCAGCCAgaggatagcagtatatagtgagaCCTCCCAAGTATCTAAGTGAGTTGGGGCTGAGGCGTCTCAGGCCATCAACTTTACTATAACTCTCTTCAGAAAACTGGGGTAAGTTACACCAGAAATCGACACCAGTCCATGTCTGGTGTAAATGTAATCTCCGGCACACAGGATCTGCCCCCGGTGCTCCaaaattattaaataaaaaaaaaaaaaaaaaaaaaaaaaaaaaaagcagagcctcctaataattctggcacattttgtaCCAACAATGAAAGGGATTAAGTCAAAAAATTGCTCCTCATCTGTGCAGTGTCAAATACTGACGTCATCTGAGATGTCAAAACACCTTCTGGGGTCCATCATGCATCAGGATCCAAGTGTGGCTGCCACCTCTTGCTCAGGGTTTAGATTGTATTTCATATCAAAGATAGACATCATGGAATTTATTAGGCTAGCCTCAACATGCTCGAAAAACATTAATACCAACCTTCATTTTCCATTAAAGGAGGAGAAGAACGGCGAGACAGTTTTTAACGTAAGAAATCTTGTTTCCACCATATTTGGCATGTTCCTTGGAGGATCCGAAAGTACTTCAATCACAATCAACTACGGGTTACTGATGCTTGTAAAGTACCCTGAGATACAAGGTAACTGGTTGTGTAGATGACAATGTATGCGGTGTACACTACCGGCTCCTGTACTATAGGCGTCATATATGGCGGGAATATGTTTTCAGCGTGTCATAAGTTTCTTAGACTTTTTGTTAAAGAGCAAAATGTGAAATGAAAAATTGGGCATCTGTTGATGTTGTTTGGTGAACCGTAGTCCTTAGAGCCAAATCCACCGCCTTCCTTCACAGAGCCAATCCGATTCACCCGGAGAGGCGAGATACAGTTGTGTACGAGGATGTGTCGCCTTTACCTGACCTACAATTGAATTATTCCAATTTCTCATATAACCAGTTCAGCCCCATTTTGTGACGGCACCAACACAGGGTAGCCACATAGAAGTACCTGAGCGTAGACATCTCATGACATAATATTGTCAAACCGTGTAGTTTGTGAACAGTTGATGATCTTCTGATATGTGGAGACAAAAGGAAAGTGAGATCAATCGTATCTTTGTTATCTTGTCTATATGTCTTATTTACTGACTACAGATAAAGTTCGTGAAGAGATTGACCAAGTGATTGGACGAGTGAAGGAACCTAAAGCAGATGACCGGAACCATATGCCGTATACAAACGCCTTACTACATGAGATACAGAGATATTGTGATATCTTCCCAATAGCTTTTATGCGTGCCACTGCAAGAGATGTCATCTTCCATGGTCACTACATCCCTAAGGTATAGCTACAGACTGAACGTGGAACCATCAATTCCTGCCATACCCTGGGGGTCTAGAGTAGtatagtggcttgcaaaagtattcagatgCCCCCCAGCATGATACTGCCCCCgtcatgtgtcacagtggggatgacGGGGTGTTCAGGGGGATGGGCAGGGTTACTTTTTCTGccacacatagcactttgcatttaggccaaaaaaatTCCCCATTGGTCTCCTCTGAGTACTTTCTTCCAAGTTTGCGGTGTCCCCTATATGTCCCCTATATGTCTTGTAGCCATAAACTGCAGACGCCCCTTCGTATGTCTTTCTGACAACAATGGTTTCCTTCTTGCCGCTCTTCCATATAAATTGTCAGATTTGAGGGTGCGCAGTGACTTCTAGTTGTCCTGTGAACAGATTGTCCTGTAGCtgaggatttctgcagctcctccacactGACCATGGGCTTCTCTGAACAGCGCTCTCCTTGTTAGTAActtgttagtttaggtggacaaCCATAGCTTGTAGGTTTGCAGTTCTagaataatttttcatttttgggtgatggattgaacagtgctccttgagatgttcaaagcttgggatatgttttataACCTGACCCTGTTTTTACACTTCACCACAATTTTATCTCTgagctgtctggtgagttccttggtcttcatgatgcttttTGCTCACTAGCGTTCTTGATCAAACCAccgaggccttcacagaacagattGGTTAATGTTTTATTACTGACaaaatgaaatgaaagaaattttttgagagaagtcctcagtagttgataccttttttaatggctaacttaaaaaagttttttgatgacatatcgagcttttgggactactataaaggtcccttcatcaggatggtataacacaatttctgaaggtaggcatatatatacagagaaatggagtgttagatgcaaaatagatggagaacagaacgtaatgtaaataaactgtttaaaaaaacatatctatcagtcacaggaaagttctcttgtttggagccatccaggccagtgactgtgcacttgaggaaggactacTATAAGTCCGAAATGCATTGTGCTGTTCCATTTGCCATTAAAGAAGCTTATTCCAttttctgggtgagcgctgttttTCGGCCGATCACTGCATCAGGCCGGCCCCAAGTATTTCTGTTGTACGTTCCCATTTACGTAATggtcctgcagctgctgcccttCACCTTGTTCTGCCTACCCTGGATTTGCTTGTTGTCAAGGCTATTGGGTTGTTGTGACCTCATCACAACCCACCCAGGTGAGCGAGCACTTGTCTTCCTATCTAAACCACATTTTCCATGTAGTtgtaatacacgaggatcggctcggtgttgttttgtttttgccttatAGAGTGGTAAAAGTCACCAGCAGATGACCATGGCCATGTCTAATGGGTATTGGATTTTTTCCCTTAGGGTACGGACGTTCTTACCTTATTAACGTCTGTGCTGCAGGACCCCTCACAATATGAAAAACCAGAAGAGTTCAACATCTATCGCTTTTTGGATGAGAACGGCAAATTTAAGAAGCACAACGCATTTATGCCATTTGCTGCAGGTTTGACGTTTTTGCGCCCACAGTGCACTAACAAGTCTAAAGATCCGCTATACTAGTGCAAATATATCATTCCCCTGTCTCGTACCCCGCCCACACCAGGATTacttaacttaactgtatattatcctatatcctatatcctcatatattatcctataccctgtatattatcctgtatccttatatattatcctatatccttatatattaccctatatcctgatatattatcctatatcctgtatattatcctatatcccgtagattatcctatatccttatatattatcctatatcctgtatattatcctatatccttatatattatcctgtatattatcctatatcctcatatattatcctataccctgtttattatcctatatcctgtatattatcctatatcctgtatattatcctatatccttgtatattatcctatatcctgtatattaccctatatccttatatattatcctatatcctcatatat contains:
- the LOC142185607 gene encoding cytochrome P450 2C42-like; translated protein: MDELVALTEHHQEFCECSMMLFTETWLTKVTLDTHVSLDGFKFLRVDRRRNTRQPVDPSTILMFSTTNIIAKLLLGTRYSYSDKTWRKILQDIHDSFHIISSIWGQMYDIFPGIMRYLPGPHQKIFTLLQPLEDAVEESVKNHQKTLDPACPRDYIDCFLLRMKQEEKNGETVFNVRNLVSTIFGMFLGGSESTSITINYGLLMLVKYPEIQDKVREEIDQVIGRVKEPKADDRNHMPYTNALLHEIQRYCDIFPIAFMRATARDVIFHGHYIPKGTDVLTLLTSVLQDPSQYEKPEEFNIYRFLDENGKFKKHNAFMPFAAGKRACVAESLVRLELFFFFTIILQNFTLKSSVDPKDLDISPAESGIENLPPAHEIQFIPRT